In Notolabrus celidotus isolate fNotCel1 chromosome 22, fNotCel1.pri, whole genome shotgun sequence, one genomic interval encodes:
- the gphb5 gene encoding glycoprotein hormone beta-5 isoform X1: MRLSSLSSIAVCNIFPTSPQKYIQRPGLVLCWFLLWISLQPRSLHSVSAVNLRRFIGCAVREFTFLAKKPGCGGLHITTDACWGRCETWEKPVLDPPYIESHQRVCTYNETRLVTVKLPNCRANVDPTYTYPVALRCDCGVCATSTTECISAV; the protein is encoded by the exons ATGAGACTGAGCTCGTTATCTTCCATTGCAGTAtgcaatatttttcccacatctCCTCAGAAATACATACA GAGGCCTGGCCTGGTGCTGTGCTGGTTTCTGCTCTGGATCTCTCTGCAGCCTCGCTCCCTCCACTCGGTGTCAGCTGTCAACCTGCGGCGCTTCATCGGCTGCGCAGTCCGCGAGTTCACTTTCCTGGCCAAGAAGCCTGGTTGCGGGGGGCTGCACATCACTACGGATGCCTGCTGGGGGCGCTGTGAGACCTGGGAG AAACCCGTCCTGGACCCGCCCTACATAGAGTCCCACCAGCGGGTTTGTACCTACAACGAGACTCGTCTGGTCACTGTGAAACTGCCTAACTGTCGGGCTAACGTGGACCCAACATACACCTACCCTGTCGCCCTGAGATGTGACTGTGGTGTTTGTGCGACCAGCACCACTGAATGTATATCAGCTGTGTAA